DNA from Flavobacterium aestivum:
GGAAGAAACTTTAGAAAAATAATCTAGACCGTTAGCAGGAATATGTAAAAGAAAAATTTGTGTTTTATCCTTTAATTTGTATATATTCAGAACTTTAAAATAACTATTGGCATTAATACAACAGTGCCCATATTTTTCAACATCTGGATTGATTTCGTATAACTTTGCAGCTTTTGAGGATGCAATAATAAATCGTGTGTTTTTAACTATTCCTCCGCCTTTCCAACTTACATCAAGGAAGTATCCATTTCTTAAAATTTGGCCTTGTTTAAATTGGTTAAGTACATTACTTTTTAAATCACAATCTTTATAGTACAAAGTTGCACCTGGATAAGTCCAATTGAAAATTTCTTCTGAATTTTCCAAAATCTTTTTATCGTCTTCTATCATTTATTAAATTAAATTAATGAATTCTCTTTGGTATTCTAAAATTATCACCAACGTTCCGCGGCTAGGCGCAGTAGCAGTAAATTTAAGAAAAATATTCTGCGTAATGAAAGATTTTCGGAAACCTAACGGTTTCCGGCGGAATGGATAGTAGCTATTGCGAAAAACCGCTGTTAGCTGTAGTTTATGATAACCAACTATTTATAAATAAAAATTGATCGATTTTTCCTTGAAGCAAACCAAAAGTGAAATAATGTAAAGGATTAAGAAAGTGAAAAAAATCTCTTATAATTTCTTTAGTTTTCGGTTCGGCTAATCTTTCATAGCTAGAAAAAAAGACTAAGAAATCTTTATCATAATGTGCTGTAGATTTGTTTCTGATTTTGGCCATTACATCATCGTAACTATAATTTTCTTTGAATTCTGCAAGTTCTCTGTTCAGCATGTCAAAAAAGCCACGGTAAAATTCTTGTTCTTCTTTAGTGACAGTTTTATAAACGTCACTTTTATACTTATGATAAGTGTTTATTGTTTCATATATTAATAGATAAGCGATTTTAATATTGTAGAATTTTTCCCAGTCTGACTTAGATCGTTTTAGATTTCGATATGTGCAGAGTAAATCAATATAACTAGTAGTTGCAAAACAAAAGAATTCAATTTTCATTCTTTTATTTTCAGAGATAATGGTAGACTTAGTATTTAGTTGAGGAATACTTTTTAATAAGTTCACGGCAAATTCAAGTTCTTCTTCGTAATGAAGAATTTTTTGATCGATTTCCTTGAATGTCATCATGGGCAAGACAAATGTTGATCTAAATTACAGTTAACGTTTTGGTACTACAGCGGGTTTGGTACTAAATTAAGCCCATTCTTCGGATTTGCCACCCGAGCGATAGCGAACAGGCGAAGCAAATCATTCAGATATAAAACCATTTTTCCATTAAGCCAATTGCCCAAATCCGTTGTAGTAGCTGTTGTGCGACGTATTTTCTATTTAGTTTTGCAATATACTTCCATATTTGGCAAACTAGGAGGATTGCTTTTTCCTTCAGAAACTAAAACTAAGATAAGTTCATTTTCATTAATTTTAGTTATGCGCGAATTTGTTTTGTTATTGTTTGAAAGGTCAATATATTTTTTCTTTTCATTAAAAGTCCATTTTCCTTTTTGTTTAGTTTTTTCTTTGATAACGACATAGGAGTTATCAGAATTAAACTCGAATTCAAAGGCAATATTATTTGGTAATTGATTTATTCTCATTCCATTCATTATTGCGTAATCTGCTTTCCAAGTTTTACATAAAATTTTGGTCAATTCGGTTTTGGTTTGTGATACATTTTGAGCTTTTGAGTTAAAGTTTATTCCCAATAACAGGCCTAATGTTAAGTATAATATTTTCTTCATTTAAAATCTAGATTTTCATTATTTCCGTTTAGTTTTTTTAATATGTCGCGCAACGGTTCGGGGCTTTGCGATGGTGGGACAATCGAAGCACAAAACTTTAATTTTGCACAAAAGTTGAACCGAAGAACAACTCTTGAACTTTGCAGTTTCGCCCCACAATTGCAAAACCCCTGTTAGCGGTTCGTTATTTTATTCAGATATCATTAAGTAATAATTGTCTAAATCTCTTAAAATAAATTGATTTTTAAGTGAGTTTTCATTGTAATGGATTTCTCTTTCAATGTTTGCGTTTAGTTTTTTAGCATTTTTAAATACTTGGTCTAGATTATCAACTCGAAAGAATAAAATCAATCCGTTTCCAATTTCTTTTTCAGGGTTTGACATAGTGGGATGTTCGTGTTCTCCCCATTTATGAAGACACAAAATAACGACGTTTTCATTTGTTAGAATTTCGAAAGTTTCTCCTCCATGTCCACTGTCGCAACCTAATAAGTTTTGATAAAATTCAGAAC
Protein-coding regions in this window:
- a CDS encoding VOC family protein, producing MIRSEPIIAVKNIPESSEFYQNLLGCDSGHGGETFEILTNENVVILCLHKWGEHEHPTMSNPEKEIGNGLILFFRVDNLDQVFKNAKKLNANIEREIHYNENSLKNQFILRDLDNYYLMISE